One Flavobacterium cerinum genomic window, TTTAAATTGCATTCTTTTTACATCCACAGGAATGAAGTAATTTTCATTTCTTCATGGTGTACCATTTATTTTCGGCTTACAATAGCGCTGTTTTTCGGTTGCTTATTTCGAAACCTTTAAGACGTGTGTAATGCCTGAATAAATTTTGTTCATTCCGATTCCAAATAGTATCGGAATCAGACCATTCCCGGTTAAGGGTTTAAAATGTACCAACGAAAGAAGGGAGTGAGTGGGTCTCTATAAAGGAGGGAACTTTTTTTATCAAAATTTGGCTTTAATAAATAAAAAGTTATCTTTGTAAAGATACTCCAACCTATAATTTGTTGGATTTCGTTTTGTAATTCATTCTATAAAACAGGGCCTTCCACGCTCTGTTTTATTTTTTTGTGTTTTTTGAGTAGCTACTCATATTAGAAATACTTTCGCTACCTAAAAACCCATCCGTTAATGTTTTTGAAATGCTATGATCAAATATCATTCATTTCTCATTCATCAACAGGACAAAGTAAGGACTATTTTTTCTCTCCCACAAACAAACAATGCCTATTTTTATAAAAAAACAGGCATCATTTTAAGGTTTAAAATACTAATAATCAGTTTGTTATAAAAAATATAATTTTATAAAACACTTTCTTCCTTATGCTTCATTTCTTCTATTTTTTTGATGTAAATGGAGGGTGTAATACCGGTTGCAGCCTTAAAATATTTGGTAAAAGAGTCCGAACTTTTATATCCGATCTCATCTGCAATCGAACTTACCGAGTAAGCTCTAAGTTTAGAATTATTTTTTAATTCCAATATAACATAGTTAATACGAAGCTCATTAATATAGGTACTGAAACTTTTACCCAATTCATTATTTACAATCTTGGACAGATAGGCCGTATTGGTTTTTAATTTTTTGGCTACACTATGAAGTGTACAATCTTGTCTTAAAAAGTATTTCTTTTCCTGAAGCTTTTCTAATTTTTCGAGAATATCATTAACCCTTTCATCTTTTATAATAAATGTTCCGTCAGCTGGGACAACATCTTCAATAAGCTCTTCTCCTTCTTCTGATTCAAAGGCTACTTCCTTAATTTCAGGCATTTCCGACATCTTATCCGCTTCTTCCGGTTCAATGATATCCTCTTCTTTACTGATTGTTATATTCGGAATCAGTTGACTTTCCAATATTTCTTCTTTGGACGGACTTTTTTCCGGTTTCTCTTGTTCTTCTAATAATTTTTTTGCTTCAAAATCATTAATCTTACCGATTAGAATATCAAATTTCTCCTGATTAACTCTGTCATTCCTTTTACTTCTAAAATAAAAGAACCCTAAAAAGCCGATCAATAATAAAACCGCAACAATCAGAATATTTTTTTGTTTGACCTCATCCGTTTTTTCCTGGTCTATCTTTTCTAGATCAATTTTATGCAAATCTTCAATCGTTCCGATCTTTTTAGCCGATTTTTTAGAATTTTCATCAATAAACTTCTGATAATAAAAGTTCGATTGCCCGATACTGTCTACAGCCTTATAATTCTCTGCCAGTAGTTTATAATAGTCCGTAAGTTCTTCCGGTGCAAATTCTGATTTATCCTGTTTAGAAAGTCCTGATTTGAGTATCTGGTTTGATTTATTATATTCTTTTTGCTCACTCATTAATCCGGCAAGACTTAACATAACCGTTGCTTCAATCCGTTTGTTTTTAATCTTCACCGATTTTTGCAAGGCATCATTTAGTATTTGTTCGGTCTGGTTATAATTTTTTTTCTTCAGATAACTCAATCCTTTTACATTCAGAAAATAAACTTCTAATTCCTTATCATTAGCCTGCTTACAATATTCCAATCCTTTTTTGATATAAATCATAGAGGAATCCGGTTGGTTCATTTTCAGATAGGCCTTTGCAATTTTAAGCTCAAGTGAGGCAAGTTCAGGTTTTGAAATATCACTATTCAGGTATCTTTTAAAAACAGCCAGGGCCTCACTGTGCTTCCCGATCTCATACTTTATATTCGCAATGCTGATACTGATACTCCTTACACTATACGAATCTTTTAATTTATTAGCCAGTTGTAATGCCTCGTTATATAATAGTAATGCCTGCTCAAAATTATACGTCTGATACAATAAACTTGCCTTATTAATCTTAGCCCGCAATACCAGATTTTGGTTATTAGCTCCATAAGCCTTGATAATCGCCTTATCGCAAAAATAAAATGCGCTATCCGTTTCCGATAGCGTCATACATACATAGCCCAAATAATTATAAGCAATAATTACATCGTTGTCTTCTTTTTGTTTCTCACTGATCGAAAGATAACGATGAATGTATTTTTTAGCAAGTGCCGGGTTGTTATAAATATATTTCTGAATAGAGTCTTTTAACTGATTCTTTGTATCTGTAGCTAAAACCGACTGAAAAGCCAATAGAAAAGCACAAAGAAAAACTCTTTTTGATAAGGAAAGCAACATATTTTAACAGGTTTTTATATAACAAAAATAGTGTTTTTTTTAATTAGAATTTTTTTTTATAACAAACTGACTCGCAATTGTTTACAAAAGTCAAAAGGTGTGTTTTTTTTATAAATTTAGGGAATCTTCACTTTGATAATCAGGCAATTAGATCTAGTTTTGAATCAACAATAAAAACCCACAGACCATGAAAACTACAAAAAACAATTTACTGAAGTTCAAAAAAACATCAATTGTTGAACTATCAAAAAGCGACTGTTCCAAAATAAAAGGCGGTAATAATATTACCGATCCGGACCGAAGCGGAATCTATTCCTTACTGTGTCCGACAACACATCCCACAAGACCTGATTAGTATACTAAGAGCCTCAATTGAGGCTCTTTTTTTTGACTATGTGTTAAACTTATTGTAATGCAATTTACAACATACAACATGCCGGTTGAAATGCCTAAATTTGCAACACACTAAAAACACGTTATTATGTTTCCATTACACAGAAATAGACGCCTTAGAACCAATGATGCTATTCGTTCATTAGTTCGTGAAACTTCATTAAGCCCTAATGATTTTATGTTCCCGATGTTTGTGGCAGAAGGAAAAGACGTTAAAATCGAAATCCCGTCA contains:
- a CDS encoding helix-turn-helix domain-containing protein, producing the protein MLLSLSKRVFLCAFLLAFQSVLATDTKNQLKDSIQKYIYNNPALAKKYIHRYLSISEKQKEDNDVIIAYNYLGYVCMTLSETDSAFYFCDKAIIKAYGANNQNLVLRAKINKASLLYQTYNFEQALLLYNEALQLANKLKDSYSVRSISISIANIKYEIGKHSEALAVFKRYLNSDISKPELASLELKIAKAYLKMNQPDSSMIYIKKGLEYCKQANDKELEVYFLNVKGLSYLKKKNYNQTEQILNDALQKSVKIKNKRIEATVMLSLAGLMSEQKEYNKSNQILKSGLSKQDKSEFAPEELTDYYKLLAENYKAVDSIGQSNFYYQKFIDENSKKSAKKIGTIEDLHKIDLEKIDQEKTDEVKQKNILIVAVLLLIGFLGFFYFRSKRNDRVNQEKFDILIGKINDFEAKKLLEEQEKPEKSPSKEEILESQLIPNITISKEEDIIEPEEADKMSEMPEIKEVAFESEEGEELIEDVVPADGTFIIKDERVNDILEKLEKLQEKKYFLRQDCTLHSVAKKLKTNTAYLSKIVNNELGKSFSTYINELRINYVILELKNNSKLRAYSVSSIADEIGYKSSDSFTKYFKAATGITPSIYIKKIEEMKHKEESVL